From Acidipropionibacterium acidipropionici, one genomic window encodes:
- the glpK gene encoding glycerol kinase GlpK, protein MSEQQYILAIDEGTTSARAIVFDHSGHVVAIGQQEFEQILPRAGWVEHNPVEIMTAVNEVVGQALVKAGINRHQLAAVGVTNQRETTFVWDKNTGEPVYNAIVWQDGRTGAIVDEIAGGDPLGTERYRQITGENISNYPSAPKVKWILDNVDGARERAEAGDLLFGTADTWVVWNLTGGVNGGVHVTDVTNASRTLLMDVRTLEWREDICKDFGIPMSMLPEIKSSSEIYGYGAKNSLLIDTPIAGILGDQQAATFGQACFEPGNVKNTYGTGCFVLMNTGEEPVFSKNGLLTTVCYKLGDQKTVYALEGSVAVAGSLVQWLRDNLRMIDSAPEIEELANTVEDNGGAYIVPAFSGLFAPYWRNEARGALVGLTRYVNRGHLARAVIEATAFQTRDVVGAVNADSGVPITELKVDGGMTANNTLMQFQADQVGVPVIRPVVAETTALGAAYAAGIAVGFWAGEQDVIDNWAEDKRWEPKGDREENDRLYRNWEKAVTKTFDWVDADVKD, encoded by the coding sequence ATGAGTGAGCAGCAGTACATCCTGGCCATTGACGAGGGCACCACCTCCGCCAGGGCCATCGTCTTCGACCACTCCGGCCACGTCGTCGCCATCGGCCAGCAGGAGTTCGAACAGATCCTGCCCCGTGCCGGATGGGTCGAGCACAATCCGGTCGAGATCATGACCGCGGTCAACGAGGTCGTCGGCCAGGCCCTGGTCAAGGCCGGGATCAACCGCCACCAGCTCGCCGCCGTCGGCGTCACCAACCAGCGCGAGACCACCTTCGTGTGGGACAAGAACACCGGCGAGCCGGTCTACAACGCCATCGTCTGGCAGGACGGCCGCACCGGTGCCATCGTCGACGAGATCGCCGGCGGCGATCCGCTGGGCACCGAGCGCTACCGCCAGATCACCGGCGAGAACATCTCGAACTACCCCTCGGCCCCGAAGGTCAAGTGGATCCTGGACAACGTCGACGGGGCCCGCGAGCGCGCCGAGGCCGGCGATCTGCTCTTCGGCACCGCAGACACCTGGGTCGTGTGGAACCTCACCGGCGGTGTCAACGGCGGCGTCCACGTCACCGACGTCACCAACGCCTCCCGTACCCTGCTGATGGACGTGCGCACGCTGGAGTGGCGCGAGGACATCTGCAAGGACTTCGGCATCCCGATGTCGATGCTCCCCGAGATCAAGTCCTCCTCCGAGATCTACGGCTACGGCGCCAAGAACAGCCTCCTGATCGACACCCCGATCGCCGGCATCCTCGGCGACCAGCAGGCCGCCACCTTCGGCCAGGCCTGCTTCGAGCCCGGCAACGTCAAGAACACCTACGGCACCGGCTGCTTCGTGCTCATGAACACCGGTGAGGAGCCCGTCTTCTCCAAGAACGGCCTGCTCACCACCGTCTGCTACAAGCTCGGCGACCAGAAGACCGTCTACGCCCTCGAGGGCTCGGTGGCCGTCGCCGGATCGCTGGTCCAGTGGCTGCGCGACAACCTGCGGATGATCGACTCCGCCCCGGAGATCGAGGAACTCGCCAACACCGTCGAGGACAACGGCGGCGCCTACATCGTCCCGGCCTTCTCCGGTCTCTTCGCGCCCTACTGGCGCAACGAGGCCCGCGGCGCTCTGGTCGGCCTGACCCGATACGTCAACCGCGGCCACCTGGCCCGCGCCGTCATCGAGGCCACCGCCTTCCAGACCCGCGACGTCGTCGGCGCCGTGAACGCCGACTCCGGCGTGCCGATCACCGAGCTCAAGGTGGACGGCGGCATGACCGCCAACAACACCCTGATGCAGTTCCAGGCCGACCAGGTCGGCGTGCCCGTCATCCGCCCGGTGGTCGCCGAGACCACCGCCCTGGGTGCCGCCTACGCCGCCGGCATCGCCGTCGGCTTCTGGGCGGGCGAGCAGGACGTCATCGACAACTGGGCCGAGGACAAGCGCTGGGAGCCGAAGGGCGATCGCGAGGAGAACGACCGTCTCTACCGCAACTGGGAGAAGGCCGTCACCAAGACCTTCGACTGGGTCGACGCCGACGTGAAGGACTGA